In a single window of the Clostridia bacterium genome:
- a CDS encoding LysM peptidoglycan-binding domain-containing protein — protein sequence MVRGRRRFRWRPARILGLLAFFTLWCMLPAVLHADPQPAAARIDRAQVAAHTIAPPKASRRPVVEDGVIIVQPGDTLWTLASRLAPDEDPRAWIADVRRENHLSTVVIKPGQRLRLPVGPRSR from the coding sequence ATGGTTCGCGGTCGGCGCCGGTTTCGATGGAGGCCCGCACGGATCCTGGGTCTGCTGGCGTTTTTCACCCTTTGGTGCATGCTGCCCGCCGTGCTGCATGCCGACCCGCAACCGGCGGCAGCCCGCATCGATCGCGCGCAGGTCGCAGCCCACACGATCGCACCGCCCAAGGCGAGTCGCCGTCCGGTCGTCGAAGATGGCGTCATCATCGTGCAGCCCGGCGACACGTTGTGGACGCTGGCCAGCCGGCTCGCGCCGGACGAGGACCCGCGCGCATGGATCGCGGACGTTCGCCGCGAGAACCACCTGAGCACGGTGGTCATCAAGCCCGGCCAGCGGCTGCGCCTGCCGGTGGGTCCGCGTTCGAGGTGA